The Bacillus thermozeamaize DNA window TTTTGGTATTTTCCGATATCTTGATTTTCGGAATCATTTTCCCCTGGTGTTCCTCAGCAGCCAGTTTATACACCCCGCCTAGCGAAGGACAATCCTCTGATGTGATCAGGCTTGTCCCTACCCCGTACACATCAATCTTCGCACCTTGCAATCGCAAGTCGGCGATCACTTCCTCATTCAGATCGCTGGAAGCGACAATGATCGCATCGGGAAAACCGGCCTCATCCAGCATCCGTCTGGCCACTTTGGACAAATACGCCAAATCTCCCGAGTCCAGTCTGATGCCGAGAAAACGATGCCCCTGTTCCCTGAGCTCCTTGGCGACGCGAATGGCATTGGGCAATCCGCTGCGCAGGGTGTCATACGTATCCACCAGCAGCAGGCAGTTATCCGGGAATGTCCTTGCGTACGCACGGAAAGCTTCCAATTCGGAAGGAAAACTGAGCACCCAACTGTGGGCGTGCGTTCCCCGGACAGGAATCCCGAAACGTTTTCCTGCCAGCGTATTGGATGTGGCTTCACATCCCCCGATCATCGCGGCCCTGGCCCCGTAAAGAGCGGCATCCATTCCTTGCGCGCGCCGCGACCCAAACTCCAGAACCGGCTTTCCGCCTGCCGCTTTCACTATTCTGGCCGCCTTTGTCGCGATCAGCGTCTGGTGGTTGACAATGTTCAAAAGAGCCGTCTCCAGCAGTTGCGCCTCGATGATGCGCGCCTCGATGCGAATCAGCGGCTCGTTGGGAAAAACGACCGTTCCTTCCGGAATCGCGTAAAGATCGCCCTGGAACCGAAAATTGCGTAAAAGCTGAAGAAAATCCTCTTCAAACATTTTCAGGCTTCGCAAATAATCAATCTCTTCTTTAGAAAAGTGCAGTTGCTGTATATACTCGATCACCTGTTCCAGGCCCGCCGCAATCGCATAGCCATTCCCGCAGGGATTTTGCCGATAAAAAAGATCAAACACCACTCGTTGATCCGCTTTTCCCTCTTTAAAATAGCCATGCATCATCGTCAGTTGGTAAAAATCAGTGTGTAAAGCGGACGTTTCCAACAAAAACCCCCCTGTTTTTCATCTCTCTCGCTTTCTTTCAGGCTTAGTCCTATTGTAACACAGAGTAGAAACGAGGTTGAAATGACTGGCACCCCTCCGCTTGTTCGAACATATCTTGAAAATACAGTCTACGCGAGGGGTGAACATCATGAAGTACCGTCGTACTTCACGGAAATCCAAGATGACACCCGAACACGTTACGTCCACTGCCGCCAGCCAACATCCTTTCAACACCTTTGTCGACGTCGTGGATACGGTTAAAGAAGGCGTCGTCTCGCTGGAAACACAGGATAAAGCCAGCAACCGTTATCTGGATGACAACTTTTTTCGCTATTTGTTCCCGGAATTCAAAAAACCTCGCACATCCAGCTTCGGCACCGGGTTTATCATCCATCCCAAAGGGTATATTCTGACCAATGAACATGTCATACACCAGGCGGAACAAGTATATGTAAAATTATGGAACAGCCGCAAAAAAAACGCTGACGTCGTCTGGACCAATCCGGAAAGGGATCTGGCCGTCTTGCGCATTCACCATCCCCAGCCGCTCAAGCCATTAAGACTAGGATCCTCAGCTGAAACAAAACCCGGGGAGTGGGTGATCGCCGTTGGAAATCCCCTCGGTTTTGACCATACGGTCACTGTCGGTGTAATCAGCGCAAAAAACCGGCCCTTAAAAACGGCTGAACGGTATTATCCCAATGTCATCCAAACCGATGCCGCAATCAATCCGGGAAACAGCGGCGGACCGTTAATCAATATTCTCGGAGAAGTGATCGGGGTGAATGTCGCTGTCGCCCAACCTTCTCAAAGCATCGGTTTTGCCATTGCCATCGACAGCATCAAGCCGCTGATCAAGCAATTTATATATTGATATAAAAAAATATAAAAGGGGCTGCCCCGATTTCATCCGATGGGACAGCCCTATCCAATCCAGCTTAAGGTTTCTGGGTCATTTCTTCCCTTGAGTCATCGCTTCCCCGCGGTTTTTCGCCTTTTTTATGCCAACAAGGCAGATAATCGTTTTGTTGCTTCCGCTTGTAGTGTTCTTCCAGCCTCTTCAGCTTCTTCTGTTTCGTCTGTTCAGTAATCAACCCGTATTCCGCGTAAAGCTCAATCAATTTGACGTGATCTTCGTACAGACGACGGTGAATTTCAGCCAGCCGTTTCTTCTGTTTCTCGGTTAACGATACATGGGAATGTTCGCTATCCGGTTCAACCGTCCCGTCATCATGGCTCCGACTGGCTTCACCCTGCAGGAAGCCATTCTCCTGGCCGCTAGCAGACGTAACGCCTTGAAAGGATGCCAGAAGCAAGAATATCCCCAAAAGGGAAACGGCCAATTGTGAAACGAAGCGGTTCATCACCTTCATCTCCTTCTCGATTGTATATCGTGGCGACGAAGGTTATTTTATCCATTTCATCCCAAATTATGACCGATTCGTGCCGTTTCCCCTGGCGTCCTGATTCATTTGAGGTAGTTGGTGACTTTGGCTTTGTTGCGAAGCTCATTCAGCCATGGTTCCATCTTTTCCGCAATTTTTTGCTGAAGAATTTGCTGCCGAATTTCTTCTTTCTTTTCTTCATATTTGGCCGGCACGGGCTGTTTGTGATCCTCAACACGGATGATGTGGTAGCCGAATTGGGATTTGACGGGCTGGCTCGTTTCACCCGGTTTTAACGAAAAGGCGACCTCTTCAAATTCCGGTACCATATCCCCGCGTTTAAAATATCCCAGGTCACCGCCGTTGGCCTTGCTGGCCTCGTCCGTGGAATACTGCTTGGCCAGCTCTTCGAAGGATTCACCCTGATCCAGCTTGGCGCGAATTTCTTTGGCCTGCGCTTCCGTCTCTACCAGGATGTGCCGGGCTTTCACTTGCTCCGGTTCTCCAAACATGTCCTTGTTCTCCTCAAAGTAAGCCTTTATCTCTTCTTCACTGATCTTGATCTCCGGCTTCAAGAGGCCTTCTATCAGCAGTTGATTGCGGACATCTTGTTTGAGCATGTCTTCCGTAATCCCATACTGGGCCAGATACATCTGAAATGACGCATCGCCGCCAAACTGTTCCTTCATTTCATCCATCCGCTCACGGACCTGTTGTTCAGTGGCAGTAACGCCTTTTTCTTTGGCAGCTTGCTGGATCAATTTCTGATCAATCATCCGATCCAGCAATTGTTTCCCGCCCTGTTTCAGCAACTCCTGATAAAACTCTTCTTTGGTGATCACCTCACCGTTGATTTCAGCCACCACTTCCCCCTTCCCCGTGGTGCAAGCGGTAAGCGCCAGTAACACGAAAACGGTCCCGATGATCACAAACCAATTTCTCGAATGACGTAGTGTCAAGATGGCATTCCTCCTCGTCTTCAGCCCAACTCGTCCCCTGAAACCTAAACGTCATGCTAGTGTATTGTACCAAAGTTCATATGTATCCATCAACGTGCTGTCCGAGATGGGGATATAATTGCCTTTCCACGGTGCGACGAAACAAATCGTCCGGATGACGAGCATGAGCCGTTCCTTTCTCGTAGCCAGCGGTGTCGCGGCGCAGCAGATAAAGCTGCGTCAGCCAGGAGGAAATGCCCTTTCCGGAAGGAACCATCTCCACTCGTTCGACGGCCTTGTTCGCTTCCCTCCAATAAAGCTGCACATCCTGATAGGTAAGGTGCCCCGTTTGCATGAGATAAGGAACCATCGGTGGCAACATCTTTATCACCCTTCATTCCATGAATGGCTGTAAAGAAAAAGGCCCCCAACGGGACCGTCCCTATGAACCCATTATACCACTTGTGAACGGACAAACTGACGAAAAATCTGATCGGCAGCCATCGCCAGCGCAAAATCTTTTCCCGTTATGCCGTGTCCTTCGTGATCGACGGTATACAACCTGAGCTGAACTTGACGAGATGTAAGGTGAATTTCCGGGAGGTGCTTTAGCTCTTTCGCCTTTGCGCAGAACAGGCTGACAAATTGAATCGCCTCTTCATCACGTTCAAACAGAAAGGTTTTTTCCAGCCGCTGGTCTTTCTCTTCCCATTGCGAAAGATAGCGCATATAAACGGCAATCTGGTGCTGATTCAGCTTCGCCATCCCCGAGCACCTCGCTTCACCACGAGTTAAATATAGTTTCATTATACGCGAAAAAAGGAAAAGAGGCAACAATCAGCATACACACACAAACTACGGATCACCTGATGTGGCCTATGGCCAAGGAAAAAGCAGGCCGAACATGAATCGGCCTGCCTTTGTCATTTGGACTCACTTTTATCGTCATCCACCACTTCGTATTCAGCATCCACCACGTTCTCTTTCTGGCCATTCTGGCCAGTTGCCCCGGAATCGGAGGCGTTCTGTGCAGATTGTGCCTGCTGCGCCGCCTGCTGATAAAGTTTGACGGACATTTCTTGAACCACCTGGTTCAGTTTTTCCATGGCCTGTTTGATCGCTTGCTCGTCATTGCCTTCCAGCGCCTTTTTCAATTCATCCTTGGCCTGGTTGGCCTTTTCCACATCTGCCTTATCCACCTTGTCGCCGAGATCCTTCAAGGTTTTCTCGGTGGTAAAGATCAGATGATCGGCCTGATTTCGCAACTCGGCCGCTTCACGCCGCTTGCGGTCCTCTTCCGCGTGCAGTTCCGCTTCTTTGATCATCCGTTGAATCTCTTCCTCGCTCAGACCACTGCCACCGGTAATCGTGATCTTCTGGCTCTTGCCGGTTCCCAAATCCTTTGCCGACACATTGACAATGCCGTTGGCGTCAATGTCAAAGGTGACCTCGATTTGCGGCACGCCCCGCGGCGCCGGCGGAATGTCGGTCAGCGTAAAGCGGCCTAAGGATTTGTTGTCGGCAGCCATCGGCCGCTCGCCCTGCAGCACGTGAATTTCCACGGAGGTTTGGTTATCTGTGGCCGTCGAAAAGATCTGCGACTTACTTGTCGGTATGGTGGTATTCCGTTCGATCAATTTGGTAAAAACGCCGCCCAGGGTTTCGATCCCCAGCGACAGCGGCGTGACATCCAGGAGCACGACATCCTTGACCTCGCCTGACAGGACACCGCCCTGGATGGCAGCGCCAAGCGCCACCACTTCATCCGGGTTGACCCCTTTGTGAGGTTCCTTGCCGATCAGTTTCTTGATCGCTTCCTGGACTGCCGGAATCCGCGTCGAACCGCCAACCAGCACCACTTTGTCGATGTCGCTCGGGCTCAGGCCGGCATCGCTCAATGCCTGCCGGGTCGGACCCAGCGTCCGTTCCACCAAGTCCCGCGTGAGATCTTCAAACTTGGCACGTGTCAAATCCAGCTCCAAGTGTTTTGGGCCGGTGGCATCCGCGGCAATAAACGGCAGCGAGATATTGGTCGTCAAAACGCCCGAGAGATCTTTTTTCGCTTTTTCAGCCGCTTCTTTTAAGCGTTGCATCGCCATCCTGTCGTTTCTCAAGTCAATGTTGGTCTGCGCCTTGAACGTCTCGACAAGATAGTCGATGATCCGCTGGTCGAAGTCATCGCCGCCCAGATGGTTGTCCCCGCTGGTGGCTTTCACTTCAAAAAATCCGTCGCCAAGTTCCAAGATGGAGACGTCGAAGGTACCGCCGCCCAAGTCGAAGACCAGAATCGTTTGGTCCTCTTCCTTATCCAAGCCATACGCCAAAGAGGCGGCTG harbors:
- a CDS encoding serine protease, which codes for MTPEHVTSTAASQHPFNTFVDVVDTVKEGVVSLETQDKASNRYLDDNFFRYLFPEFKKPRTSSFGTGFIIHPKGYILTNEHVIHQAEQVYVKLWNSRKKNADVVWTNPERDLAVLRIHHPQPLKPLRLGSSAETKPGEWVIAVGNPLGFDHTVTVGVISAKNRPLKTAERYYPNVIQTDAAINPGNSGGPLINILGEVIGVNVAVAQPSQSIGFAIAIDSIKPLIKQFIY
- a CDS encoding nicotinate phosphoribosyltransferase, translated to MMHGYFKEGKADQRVVFDLFYRQNPCGNGYAIAAGLEQVIEYIQQLHFSKEEIDYLRSLKMFEEDFLQLLRNFRFQGDLYAIPEGTVVFPNEPLIRIEARIIEAQLLETALLNIVNHQTLIATKAARIVKAAGGKPVLEFGSRRAQGMDAALYGARAAMIGGCEATSNTLAGKRFGIPVRGTHAHSWVLSFPSELEAFRAYARTFPDNCLLLVDTYDTLRSGLPNAIRVAKELREQGHRFLGIRLDSGDLAYLSKVARRMLDEAGFPDAIIVASSDLNEEVIADLRLQGAKIDVYGVGTSLITSEDCPSLGGVYKLAAEEHQGKMIPKIKISENTKKITTPGIKQVTRIYLPSGMATADLIHLIDEEVDPGKPLELFDPVDTWKRKTVERFTARPLLVPVFIRGELVYQSPSVMEIQAYAKQELSTFSEEIKRLINPHTYHVDLSHRLWELKNRLILEGRNSKARGEKE
- a CDS encoding molecular chaperone DnaK, whose protein sequence is MGKVLGIDLGTTNSCMAVMEGGEAIVIPNAEGGRTTPSVVAFTKDGQRLVGEAAKRQAITNPERTIISIKRHMGTNHKTNIEGKEYTPQEISAMILQKLKADAEAYLGEPVTQAVITVPAYFNDAQRQATKDAGRIAGLEVLRIINEPTAASLAYGLDKEEDQTILVFDLGGGTFDVSILELGDGFFEVKATSGDNHLGGDDFDQRIIDYLVETFKAQTNIDLRNDRMAMQRLKEAAEKAKKDLSGVLTTNISLPFIAADATGPKHLELDLTRAKFEDLTRDLVERTLGPTRQALSDAGLSPSDIDKVVLVGGSTRIPAVQEAIKKLIGKEPHKGVNPDEVVALGAAIQGGVLSGEVKDVVLLDVTPLSLGIETLGGVFTKLIERNTTIPTSKSQIFSTATDNQTSVEIHVLQGERPMAADNKSLGRFTLTDIPPAPRGVPQIEVTFDIDANGIVNVSAKDLGTGKSQKITITGGSGLSEEEIQRMIKEAELHAEEDRKRREAAELRNQADHLIFTTEKTLKDLGDKVDKADVEKANQAKDELKKALEGNDEQAIKQAMEKLNQVVQEMSVKLYQQAAQQAQSAQNASDSGATGQNGQKENVVDAEYEVVDDDKSESK